A stretch of DNA from Candidatus Methanomethylicota archaeon:
ATTGATAATACTTCATCAACTGCTTTTATATCAATAGCAGCTTTTGGCATTCCATAGATAACTGCAGTATTTTCATCTTGTACTATAACTTTACCACCTACATTTTTAATATAAAGCGCCCCTCTTGCACCATCACAACCTATTCCAGATAATATTATTGCTAAAGTAGAAGGACCAAAGGATTTCGCTACAGATTTAAAAAGAACATCAGCTGATGGTCTAACAAAATTTACTTTCTCTCCTTTATGAAGGAGGATTTTCTTATCATTTGAAACAACCATATGATAATCTCCAGGGGCTACATATGCAATATTTTCATATACACTCTCTCCAAGCTCTCCTTCTTTTACTGGAATACGAGAAGCTTTAGATAAATTATCAATAAAAGCTTTTACAAAAATAGGAAGCATATGTTGAACTATCATTAAAGCAGCTCCAAGATTGCTTGGAATATTTTGTAAAATATACTTTATTAAAGATGGCCCTCCAGTTGAAGCTGCAATAACTACAACTTTATTTGCTATTAAACTATCAGTATTTTTAATTTTTATATTATTATTTTTTATATTATAAATAGTTGGTATATTAATTTTACAAGAAGTTGCTATTTTCAATTTTTCTAAAAGTTCTTCCTTAATTTCATTTATATCAACCATTATTCTTGGTTTTGATACTACATCAATTGCTCCATTTTCAATAGCTTCTATAAAGAGATGTGAAGATTCTCTTGTTAATGAACTAAATATTATTGAAGGAATTCCTAATTTAACAAATTCCTTAAGTACTGAAATTCCATCAACTTTAGGCATATTTATATCGAGAATTGCAGCATGAAATTTCATTTTATTTGAAATTTCTAAAGCTTCCTTTCCATCTTTAGCAAGAATAACATCATACCCTTCAGAAGTTAAAATATCTTTTAATATTGTTCGTATTAAAGCAGAATCATCAGCTACTAATATTCTTTTCATATTCATAAAAAATTAAAAAATTGTATTATATAAGAATAAGTCTGCTATTACAAGTAAAGAGAGAGTTATTGAAAATGCTATCCATGCCCATGGAAATATTAAATAATTGAAAATCATGGCTAATGCTGATGCAAATCCCAAGCTATAGAAAAGCATATTTAATCTTCTAAATATAATTTTTGGATTCTTTGTAAAAGTAATTTTACTTAAAATTTTATAAGCCAAAGATTGTTTCATTTTTAAATATATTGGCATTTTATAAAATTGTTGAAGACCTTCTTTTGTTAAACTATAGTATACTTCATATTTTTTTGAAGAAATGCCAAGCTTAGAAATAAATTTAGAAAATCTAGTTTCATCAATATACTTTTTGAAAAAAGAAGGATTCCTATCTACATACAAATCCAAGTAACTCTGAGCTCTTTGTGAACTTAAACCTACTGTTCTAGCTATTTCTTTTATAGTCATTCTATTTCTTTTACTTGTAGCTAAAGCAATTATTATTTGAGAGAGAACTGATGATTTTGGTATTATATCTGACAATTCTTGTTCAGTAATAGTTATTTGTTCACTACCTAAGAATTCTGCAAGAGCTTTAATACAATTAATTCCTTCTTGAGTTAATTTAAAATGTTTTTTATCCAGACTTTCAACTAAATTCTTATTCTTTAACTTTCTTAATGCATCTGTTATGGCTTTTCTTCTTTGACCAGTAATATCAACTATATCTGAAACAGTAGCCTCTCCCTTAGAATTTAAAGCTAATAATATATCTAATTGGAGGGTTCCTTTTGAAATATCTATAATTTTATCAACTTTCCTAAGTTGCATAATCCTCTCCA
This window harbors:
- the cheB gene encoding chemotaxis-specific protein-glutamate methyltransferase CheB, translating into MKRILVADDSALIRTILKDILTSEGYDVILAKDGKEALEISNKMKFHAAILDINMPKVDGISVLKEFVKLGIPSIIFSSLTRESSHLFIEAIENGAIDVVSKPRIMVDINEIKEELLEKLKIATSCKINIPTIYNIKNNNIKIKNTDSLIANKVVVIAASTGGPSLIKYILQNIPSNLGAALMIVQHMLPIFVKAFIDNLSKASRIPVKEGELGESVYENIAYVAPGDYHMVVSNDKKILLHKGEKVNFVRPSADVLFKSVAKSFGPSTLAIILSGIGCDGARGALYIKNVGGKVIVQDENTAVIYGMPKAAIDIKAVDEVLSINEIPKRIVEIIDSF
- a CDS encoding ArsR family transcriptional regulator — encoded protein: MQLRKVDKIIDISKGTLQLDILLALNSKGEATVSDIVDITGQRRKAITDALRKLKNKNLVESLDKKHFKLTQEGINCIKALAEFLGSEQITITEQELSDIIPKSSVLSQIIIALATSKRNRMTIKEIARTVGLSSQRAQSYLDLYVDRNPSFFKKYIDETRFSKFISKLGISSKKYEVYYSLTKEGLQQFYKMPIYLKMKQSLAYKILSKITFTKNPKIIFRRLNMLFYSLGFASALAMIFNYLIFPWAWIAFSITLSLLVIADLFLYNTIF